One part of the Acidobacteriota bacterium genome encodes these proteins:
- a CDS encoding amino acid adenylation domain-containing protein → MMKPTKEELFRQELERQGLVLARTDRIEKRPGPREGEASFAQRRLWLNQMLDQESTVYNVLLALKIEGRLAFPAAAQALQVIVDRHEALRTCFRVVEGKPHQIVRPWLAAQLGCVDLTGLADPSRLLDEIVSRKQRTAFRLDSGPLFDFTLVRVVPGVTVVLIALHHIIFDFLSSQVLFDEFNRLYGDFLQGLPCDLPELRVHYLDYSHWQQQNFEAERSAAALQYWKRWLGSGEEMAVTEVPGDRNGLSQARFQPAYCPFEIPSEVAREVNRVSRQAGVSAFCVWLAGFHLLLQRYTDADDVLVCVPHSERNDPDLENAIGFFINFVVVKLRVLRHLSFQETLKVLNDTYLEAIGDKAYPFDKLVEALSPARQQGMTRLGEVGFGYQRTTRSDWQLGGLKVSFLDVNVPIAKSEFSLSIFEGPQECRGYIEYNAARYSGAMIEGMTRHYCDLLSRLLKAPQQPLGAVLQASLERPSPRRQAAQAADGRCLSGLFERQAERVPDRTALIVDGVHLSYRSVNRRANQIARHLRRNGVGLQSAVGLLLPRGVDAYLGLLAVLKCGAVYVPMDPKHPAAYLAKMAETADVSHILAPAGEAASWGQALAGLPLEILDAESVRRQAGSEPAGNLDLPLSPRMTAYVCFTSGSSGESKGVAVAHGAAARHMGCFVDALSFSEGDRVLQFSALTFDVSLEQVFSAWSVGAALLPRGDQVWGVREFVDFLQQEQVTVANPPTTYWNQVVKVGAASGLRIEGGALRCMIAGGEAMLAASARLWWQMSAQEVRLVNAYGPTEAIITATLQEVSDPQGLEAGSSAPIGRSLQGRRAYVADRQGLPLPPGASGELYLAGPMLAQGYLKSPRLTALHFQPASPSGQEETPGGRAYRSGDRVRLRPDGAFEFLQRQDDEVKIRGVRVTPGLIESVLLENSKIVEGAVVVRQGNGFQPAGNGGPSGDDQAAWMALVQGLPEAFLGQALDEIEALERQSPPASPAPGPEDGQVETPVISKRFPHFELSLRLTSEDFLKTPRGSQRNWVIDRTLEECAQDLRQLDSLTRRFVAGGERIEIQGDLSDSEARLNDSELVIEGQQIMQDWQKPLMRELAAAVAEHHGDVLEIGFGMGLSAGYIQEQGVRRHIIIEANRKVADAARIWRRRYPDRQIQIVQAKWQDVIEELDPVDGVLFDTYPMTEEEFRRHVISDVTFAQHFFPFAAGCLRAGGVFTYYSNEIDSLSRRHQRALFQYFSSLRVNVVEGLEPPADSQNWWADSMAVVRAYK, encoded by the coding sequence ATGATGAAACCTACTAAAGAAGAACTCTTTCGCCAAGAACTGGAACGCCAGGGCTTGGTCCTGGCCAGGACCGACCGCATCGAGAAGCGCCCCGGGCCGCGTGAAGGAGAAGCTTCCTTCGCTCAGAGGCGCCTCTGGCTCAACCAGATGCTGGACCAGGAGAGCACGGTCTACAACGTCCTCCTGGCGCTCAAGATCGAGGGCCGGCTGGCCTTTCCGGCGGCGGCTCAGGCTTTGCAAGTGATCGTCGACCGCCACGAAGCTCTGCGCACCTGCTTCAGGGTTGTGGAGGGCAAGCCCCATCAGATCGTGCGTCCCTGGCTGGCGGCTCAACTCGGCTGCGTCGATTTGACCGGGCTCGCCGACCCGTCCCGCCTGCTGGACGAAATCGTCAGCCGCAAGCAGAGGACGGCTTTTCGCCTGGACAGCGGTCCGCTCTTCGACTTCACGCTGGTGCGGGTGGTGCCCGGGGTCACCGTGGTGCTCATCGCGCTCCACCACATCATCTTCGACTTTCTCTCCAGCCAGGTCCTGTTCGATGAATTCAATCGGCTCTACGGGGATTTCCTGCAAGGCCTGCCCTGCGATCTGCCCGAGCTGCGGGTACACTACCTCGACTACTCCCACTGGCAGCAGCAGAACTTCGAGGCCGAGCGCAGCGCAGCCGCACTGCAGTACTGGAAGCGCTGGCTGGGAAGCGGCGAGGAGATGGCGGTGACGGAAGTCCCCGGCGACCGAAACGGCCTTTCCCAGGCGCGCTTTCAACCCGCCTATTGTCCCTTCGAGATTCCTTCCGAGGTGGCCCGCGAGGTCAATCGGGTGAGCCGGCAAGCGGGTGTTTCGGCATTCTGCGTGTGGCTGGCGGGCTTTCATTTGCTCTTGCAGCGCTACACCGATGCCGACGACGTGCTGGTGTGCGTCCCTCATTCCGAACGCAACGATCCCGATCTTGAGAACGCCATCGGATTCTTCATCAACTTCGTAGTCGTCAAACTGCGCGTGCTGCGGCACCTGAGCTTCCAGGAAACGCTAAAAGTCCTCAACGACACCTACTTGGAGGCCATCGGGGATAAGGCTTATCCCTTCGACAAACTGGTGGAAGCCCTCTCGCCCGCCCGCCAGCAAGGGATGACCCGGCTGGGTGAGGTGGGCTTCGGCTACCAGAGGACGACACGCTCCGATTGGCAACTGGGAGGTCTCAAGGTCTCCTTCCTGGACGTCAACGTGCCCATCGCCAAGTCGGAGTTCTCGCTTTCCATCTTCGAGGGTCCGCAGGAGTGCCGGGGCTACATCGAATACAACGCCGCCCGCTATTCCGGCGCCATGATCGAAGGAATGACCCGTCATTACTGCGACTTGCTGTCGCGCCTGCTCAAAGCGCCTCAACAGCCGCTGGGAGCGGTCTTGCAGGCCTCGCTCGAGCGCCCGTCCCCGCGCCGGCAGGCCGCGCAGGCGGCGGACGGGCGATGCCTGAGCGGGCTCTTCGAACGTCAGGCTGAGCGGGTTCCCGACCGGACCGCGCTGATCGTGGATGGAGTCCACCTCAGCTACCGCTCGGTCAACCGCCGCGCCAACCAGATCGCCCGCCACCTCAGGCGCAACGGGGTGGGGCTGCAAAGCGCCGTGGGCCTGCTCCTGCCGCGCGGGGTGGACGCCTACCTGGGCCTCCTGGCCGTCCTCAAGTGCGGGGCCGTCTACGTGCCCATGGACCCCAAGCACCCTGCTGCCTACCTGGCCAAGATGGCCGAAACCGCCGATGTCAGCCACATCCTGGCACCTGCGGGAGAGGCTGCCTCCTGGGGCCAAGCGCTGGCAGGTTTGCCGCTGGAGATTCTCGACGCGGAGAGCGTCCGCCGCCAGGCCGGTTCAGAGCCGGCGGGCAACCTGGACCTGCCGTTGTCTCCCCGGATGACGGCCTATGTCTGCTTCACCTCGGGCAGCAGCGGGGAAAGCAAGGGGGTGGCGGTGGCCCATGGAGCGGCGGCCCGTCACATGGGTTGTTTCGTCGATGCCCTTTCCTTCAGCGAGGGAGACCGTGTGTTGCAGTTTTCCGCGCTCACCTTCGACGTTTCGCTGGAGCAGGTCTTCTCGGCCTGGTCGGTGGGAGCGGCTTTGCTTCCCCGCGGCGACCAGGTCTGGGGCGTACGCGAGTTCGTCGATTTCTTGCAGCAGGAACAGGTCACTGTGGCCAACCCGCCCACGACCTACTGGAATCAGGTGGTCAAGGTAGGCGCCGCCTCGGGACTCCGCATCGAGGGCGGCGCTTTGCGCTGCATGATCGCCGGAGGCGAGGCCATGCTGGCGGCAAGCGCCCGTCTCTGGTGGCAGATGAGCGCGCAAGAAGTCCGGCTGGTCAACGCCTACGGACCCACCGAGGCCATCATTACCGCCACCTTGCAGGAAGTCAGCGATCCTCAGGGCCTGGAGGCCGGCTCTTCGGCGCCCATCGGACGTTCGCTGCAGGGGCGCCGGGCCTATGTCGCCGACCGGCAGGGTCTGCCGCTTCCCCCGGGGGCCTCGGGAGAGCTTTACCTGGCGGGACCGATGCTGGCACAGGGATACCTGAAGAGCCCCCGGCTGACCGCCCTCCACTTCCAGCCGGCTTCCCCGAGCGGGCAAGAGGAAACTCCCGGCGGCAGGGCCTATCGCAGCGGCGACCGGGTGCGCCTCAGGCCGGACGGCGCCTTCGAGTTCCTGCAGCGCCAGGACGACGAAGTCAAGATCAGGGGCGTCCGCGTGACGCCGGGACTGATCGAGTCGGTGCTGCTCGAAAACAGCAAGATCGTGGAGGGCGCCGTAGTAGTGCGCCAGGGCAACGGCTTCCAACCCGCCGGCAACGGGGGCCCAAGCGGAGACGATCAGGCCGCCTGGATGGCCCTTGTGCAAGGGCTCCCCGAGGCCTTTTTGGGTCAAGCGTTGGACGAGATCGAGGCTCTGGAGCGCCAAAGCCCCCCCGCGAGTCCCGCTCCTGGGCCTGAGGACGGACAGGTCGAGACGCCCGTCATCAGCAAACGCTTTCCCCACTTCGAATTGTCGTTGCGCCTCACAAGCGAGGACTTCCTCAAGACTCCCCGCGGCTCGCAGCGCAACTGGGTCATCGACCGCACCTTGGAAGAATGCGCTCAGGACCTGCGCCAACTGGACTCGCTGACCCGGCGCTTCGTGGCCGGCGGCGAGCGGATCGAGATCCAGGGAGATTTAAGCGATTCGGAAGCCCGCTTGAACGATTCCGAGCTGGTAATCGAGGGCCAGCAGATCATGCAGGATTGGCAGAAGCCCCTGATGCGCGAACTGGCCGCGGCTGTCGCGGAGCATCATGGCGACGTGCTGGAAATCGGCTTCGGAATGGGCCTTTCCGCCGGCTACATCCAGGAGCAAGGGGTGCGGCGGCACATCATCATCGAAGCCAACCGCAAAGTGGCCGATGCCGCCCGGATCTGGCGGCGGCGTTATCCCGACCGCCAGATCCAGATCGTGCAGGCCAAGTGGCAGGACGTCATCGAAGAACTCGACCCGGTGGACGGCGTGCTCTTCGACACCTATCCGATGACCGAAGAGGAGTTCCGCCGCCACGTCATCAGCGACGTCACTTTCGCCCAGCACTTCTTTCCTTTCGCGGCCGGCTGTCTCAGGGCCGGCGGCGTCTTTACCTATTACAGCAACGAAATCGATTCGCTCAGCCGCCGCCACCAGCGGGCGCTCTTCCAGTATTTCTCGTCGCTGAGAGTCAACGTTGTGGAAGGACTCGAGCCGCCCGCCGATTCCCAGAACTGGTGGGCCGACTCGATGGCCGTGGTGCGAGCCTACAAGTAG
- a CDS encoding condensation domain-containing protein: MQQYLRRIQSLSPDQRSKLNQKLSDWRASQAKSEKSLALFYVPQGRLSPEEVRDFLEARVPDHMLPSEFVELERLPRTANGKIDRQALLKMDGGPLPAEHSKVAAPSTVTERRMAEIWKKVLHRPQVNADDNFFQLGGHSLLATQVIMEIEQALGLQVPLNTIFKHRTLSKLSAYLDQLPRPGGDSEEVSREVPAEGIPLSNAQRRLWYISQVSEGGLEYKIVKVLNMEGRLNVAAVSQGLCAVAHRHEALRTCFGYVSGKLVQKVLPSESVSVDHVDLSGLSAESAEETFRRLEEEVLLSPFDLEKGPLIRMILVKYDDTRARLIFDAHHIVIDGWSVGILVKELNSFFRSFSHGLPSRMSPLSTQYRHYAAKEKERLDAKELDRQLTYWRGKLGGMPPLEFKRSRLSQSGPGPDGEIDFELPDGLQERIAKICAELQITPFMFLTSVYYLLLYIHTGSRDIAIGTDVANRDSKAHAELIGFFVNQLVIRLTAQEHFSFRQLCQSTRDCVEEAFAHKDVPYDALVRELRSSESRRDSLFRAKFVFHHSIPDIAIGGIETSFIEVKPRMGKFDLLLNVEERDDGLTGKFEYSGAVFDEPAVARMITHFRQLCQNAAADVEASLQALANQVTAADAERSRRHLEVAREGRRRDLRNFLQSRNRRVSNTSA; this comes from the coding sequence ATGCAACAATACCTTCGCAGAATTCAGTCCCTTTCCCCCGACCAGCGCTCGAAGCTGAACCAGAAGTTGAGCGACTGGCGCGCCTCCCAAGCCAAATCGGAGAAATCGTTGGCCCTTTTCTACGTTCCCCAGGGTCGGCTCTCGCCCGAAGAGGTCAGGGACTTTCTGGAGGCGCGGGTGCCCGACCACATGCTGCCCTCCGAGTTCGTCGAGTTGGAGCGCCTGCCCCGCACCGCCAACGGCAAGATCGACCGCCAGGCCCTGCTGAAAATGGACGGGGGGCCTTTGCCTGCCGAGCATTCCAAAGTGGCCGCCCCTTCCACCGTCACCGAAAGGCGCATGGCCGAGATCTGGAAGAAGGTGCTCCACCGTCCCCAGGTCAACGCCGACGACAACTTCTTTCAACTGGGCGGACACTCGCTGCTGGCCACCCAGGTGATTATGGAGATCGAGCAGGCCTTGGGGCTGCAGGTGCCTCTCAACACCATCTTCAAGCACCGCACGCTTTCAAAGCTGAGCGCCTACCTCGACCAACTGCCGCGTCCCGGAGGCGATTCCGAGGAAGTCTCGCGGGAGGTCCCCGCGGAAGGCATTCCGCTTTCCAACGCCCAGCGCCGGCTTTGGTACATCTCCCAGGTCAGCGAGGGCGGACTCGAGTACAAGATCGTCAAGGTGCTCAACATGGAGGGCCGCCTCAACGTGGCGGCGGTCAGCCAGGGGCTGTGCGCGGTCGCACACCGTCACGAAGCGCTCAGGACCTGCTTCGGCTACGTCTCCGGCAAGCTCGTCCAGAAAGTCCTTCCCAGCGAAAGCGTCTCGGTCGACCACGTCGACCTTTCAGGACTCTCGGCGGAGTCCGCCGAGGAGACCTTCCGCCGACTGGAGGAAGAGGTGCTTCTGAGTCCTTTCGACCTGGAAAAGGGGCCGCTCATCCGCATGATTCTGGTCAAGTACGACGATACGCGGGCCCGCCTGATTTTCGACGCTCACCACATCGTCATCGACGGCTGGTCGGTGGGCATTCTGGTCAAGGAACTGAACAGCTTCTTCCGCAGTTTTTCCCACGGCCTGCCCAGCCGGATGAGTCCTCTCTCGACCCAGTACCGCCACTACGCAGCCAAGGAAAAAGAGCGGCTGGACGCCAAGGAACTGGATCGCCAACTGACCTACTGGCGCGGCAAGCTGGGCGGAATGCCTCCGCTCGAATTCAAGCGGTCGCGGCTGAGTCAGAGCGGGCCCGGACCCGACGGCGAGATCGATTTCGAACTGCCGGACGGATTGCAGGAGCGTATCGCCAAGATCTGTGCCGAGCTGCAGATCACGCCCTTCATGTTTCTGACCAGCGTCTACTACCTGCTGCTCTACATCCACACCGGCTCCCGCGACATCGCTATCGGGACCGACGTGGCCAACCGCGATTCCAAGGCCCACGCCGAGTTGATCGGGTTCTTCGTCAATCAGTTGGTGATTCGCCTGACCGCCCAGGAGCACTTCAGCTTCCGCCAGCTTTGCCAGAGCACCCGCGACTGCGTGGAGGAAGCCTTTGCCCATAAAGATGTCCCTTACGATGCGCTGGTCCGTGAGCTGCGCTCCTCAGAGAGCAGGCGCGACTCTCTCTTCAGGGCCAAGTTCGTCTTTCATCATTCCATTCCCGACATCGCCATCGGGGGCATTGAAACCAGCTTCATCGAGGTCAAGCCGCGCATGGGCAAGTTCGACCTGCTGCTCAACGTTGAGGAGCGGGACGACGGTTTGACCGGAAAGTTCGAGTACAGCGGGGCTGTCTTCGACGAGCCCGCCGTAGCCCGCATGATCACCCACTTCCGCCAGCTTTGCCAGAACGCAGCGGCGGACGTAGAAGCTTCATTGCAAGCCTTGGCCAACCAGGTCACGGCCGCCGATGCCGAGAGGTCGCGGCGCCACCTGGAAGTGGCCAGGGAAGGCCGTCGCCGCGATCTCCGTAACTTCTTGCAGTCGCGCAACCGGCGCGTCTCCAACACCTCCGCCTGA
- a CDS encoding carbamoyltransferase C-terminal domain-containing protein, whose protein sequence is MYVMGITGSFDRVDEVVLTNSGVHDSSVSLIKDGEIVAAIEEERFIRYKHSGKLPLESIRYCLQAAGIDLSQLDKVVFNVLEKDIDESLEIAYKQKVLGGYWTARQFIQRILRREFGFTFDTRRMEFIDHHYAHAVSAFYPSGFEESLVVTLDGVGAGLSGSVWMGKGNELRHIRNYKGRAHATTQSLGHFYAAVTGYLGFKHFDEYKVMGLAPYGDPSRFRSLFQQFYSLGEEGDYEIYLSKLDLLKQELGPARRKDEPVRQAHQDVAAALQETLELLCFHVLEHFQKETGSRRLCLAGGVAHNCAMNGKLLSRGLFDEAFVQPASHDGGLSLGAAMHGYYCDGSNSTPKRHVMTHALLGPDCGDNDAIERELDLWTDYLEYEKSDDIAESAAELISQGIILGWVQGRSEFGPRALGNRSIIADPRPAENKDIINAMIKKREAFRPFAPSVLEEEADVYFDLPPHQKAFPYMVFVVKVREPYRDLLGAITHVNGSARIQTVSRDSNPKYWALIDAFRRRTGIPIVLNTSFNNNAEPIVNTVREAVSCYITTGLNGLVIGDFVIRKKQPELASYANLHLSLPSFVQIHRRDIRGPLTVAASNNGEPFFKELFRNLYPADRDLEFCLGNTHDHRKAEISSAMASMLARADGHLTLGELIQGQDASEQERLIEEAIDLWGRRVVRLQPEV, encoded by the coding sequence ATGTACGTAATGGGAATCACGGGAAGCTTTGACCGGGTCGACGAGGTCGTCCTGACCAACTCCGGCGTCCACGACTCCTCCGTCTCGCTGATCAAAGACGGAGAGATCGTGGCCGCCATCGAGGAAGAGCGCTTTATCCGTTACAAGCACTCCGGCAAGTTGCCTCTGGAATCCATCAGGTATTGCCTGCAGGCCGCCGGAATCGACCTCAGCCAACTCGACAAGGTGGTCTTCAACGTCCTGGAAAAGGACATCGACGAGTCGCTGGAGATCGCCTACAAGCAAAAAGTGCTGGGCGGTTACTGGACTGCCAGGCAGTTCATTCAGCGTATTCTCAGGCGTGAATTCGGCTTCACCTTCGACACCCGCCGCATGGAATTCATCGACCACCACTACGCGCACGCCGTCAGCGCCTTCTATCCCTCGGGATTCGAGGAGAGCCTGGTGGTCACGCTGGACGGGGTGGGAGCCGGCCTGTCGGGCAGCGTCTGGATGGGGAAGGGAAACGAACTCCGCCACATCCGCAACTACAAGGGACGCGCCCATGCCACAACCCAGTCTTTGGGCCACTTCTATGCCGCCGTCACCGGCTACCTGGGCTTCAAGCACTTCGACGAATACAAGGTCATGGGACTGGCCCCCTATGGCGACCCCAGCCGCTTCCGGTCGCTCTTCCAGCAGTTCTACTCGCTGGGCGAGGAGGGGGACTACGAAATCTATCTCTCCAAGCTCGACTTGCTCAAGCAGGAGCTGGGTCCCGCCCGCAGGAAGGACGAGCCGGTACGGCAGGCGCACCAGGACGTAGCGGCGGCCCTTCAGGAAACGCTGGAACTGCTCTGTTTTCACGTCCTCGAGCATTTTCAAAAGGAGACCGGATCGAGACGCCTCTGCCTGGCCGGGGGGGTGGCCCACAACTGCGCCATGAACGGCAAGCTGCTCAGCCGCGGACTCTTCGACGAGGCCTTCGTCCAGCCCGCATCCCATGACGGGGGGCTGTCGCTGGGGGCGGCCATGCACGGCTACTACTGCGACGGCTCCAACAGCACCCCCAAGCGCCACGTCATGACTCATGCCCTGCTGGGACCGGACTGCGGCGACAACGATGCCATCGAGCGCGAACTGGATCTATGGACCGACTACCTGGAGTATGAGAAGTCCGACGACATCGCCGAAAGCGCAGCCGAATTGATCTCCCAGGGGATCATCCTGGGGTGGGTGCAGGGGCGCTCTGAATTCGGGCCCCGCGCCTTGGGCAATCGGAGCATCATCGCCGATCCGCGTCCCGCCGAGAACAAAGACATCATCAACGCCATGATCAAGAAGCGGGAGGCCTTCAGGCCCTTCGCCCCCTCGGTGCTGGAGGAAGAAGCCGACGTCTACTTCGACCTGCCGCCCCACCAGAAGGCCTTTCCCTACATGGTCTTCGTGGTCAAGGTGCGCGAGCCTTACCGCGATCTGCTGGGAGCCATCACCCACGTCAACGGCAGCGCCCGCATCCAAACGGTCAGCCGCGACAGCAATCCCAAGTATTGGGCCCTGATCGATGCCTTCCGGCGCAGAACCGGCATTCCCATCGTTCTCAACACATCCTTCAACAACAACGCCGAGCCCATCGTCAATACCGTCCGCGAGGCCGTGTCCTGCTACATCACCACCGGACTCAACGGCCTGGTGATCGGCGACTTCGTCATCCGCAAGAAGCAACCCGAGCTTGCCAGCTACGCCAACCTGCATCTCAGCTTGCCCAGCTTCGTTCAGATCCACCGCCGGGACATCAGGGGGCCGCTCACGGTGGCCGCCTCCAACAACGGCGAACCCTTCTTCAAAGAACTCTTCCGCAACCTCTATCCCGCCGACCGGGATCTGGAATTCTGCCTGGGCAATACCCACGACCACCGCAAGGCCGAGATCTCGTCGGCCATGGCCTCCATGCTGGCGCGGGCCGACGGACATCTGACCTTGGGAGAACTGATCCAGGGACAGGACGCCTCCGAGCAGGAGAGGCTGATCGAGGAAGCGATTGATCTTTGGGGCCGCCGGGTGGTCCGGCTGCAGCCCGAGGTATGA